The Miscanthus floridulus cultivar M001 chromosome 6, ASM1932011v1, whole genome shotgun sequence genomic interval CAGCAGCAACCACGCGCCACGGTCGTCCACCCACCACTGCAGTCCCCGCCCGTGCGCATCCCCTCGATGCCGCCGCCGGCCACGCGGGCGGCGCGCCCGACGAGCCGGGAGGGCTCGTGGACGCGCAGCTACTACGGCGATGACGACGACAGCGCTGAAGAAGTGGGGATCGTGCCGCCGCACGTGCTGGCGGCGAGGCGGTGCGCGGAGGATCAGCGGAGAGTGATGGCCTCGTCGGTGTGCGTGGGCCACGGGCGCACACTCAAGGGCCGCGACCTCCGCGCCGTCCGCAACGCCGTGCTCCACATGACCGGATTCCTCAGCAGCTCCGACAAGTACTGACGGACGGCTATAGTAGATTATTAAGCAGCGCACGATTAGAATCGTTATATTTCAGCAATCTAAAGTCAGGAATGGCAGCCGGATAGTcggggtttttttttttgcatccaATTATATTACTGGGGTTTGAACTTTGAACCAGGCACAACCAGTGCCAATGTGCCATGGTAACGTGGCGCGGTAGATAAATTAAATCAGCATGCTGGGTGTAATTTCTGCGCCACTTGCTAGATGGTATATACATCAGATAGCAATCTAATACTCGAATCTAATGCATTGCAATGAAAAAAAAGTTCTTGTCGAACTATGTTTATATGTCATCTTGGTTACCGCGCAAATCAACATGATGTGGCTTGCGatgtgcttgacttgatcgttatTTACCATATCATCAACTCCTCTAGCAGTAACAAAATGGCTTCAAAAAAAATTCAGGAGATAGCCTTCTTTTTAAGAGAGGTGGATGTTTTTTGACGCTGTCTCTATGGCTACAGACTACAGAGTACAgaccatttgatagagcttgcaCACCTCTAAAAATTGGAAAATAAATTATTTCTTATAACAGATAACAGTGGAGACTGCTAGTTCCATATTTGCGCTATGATGTGAACTCTGTCGCAGGGCTTGGCAGAAGAAACGAAGCGGGCGAAGCAGGAGATGCATGCAGCGACAAAACGGCAAGTGGTTTCTGGCTCGCGAGGAAACTAACAAAAAGTGACTCGTCAGATCAGCTGGTAATATAGACATggaccttgtttagttcctcctaaactctcaactttggcactatacaaaaaagaagattttccgtcacatcaaacttgcggtacatgcatgaaatactaaaagtagacgaaataaaaaaactaattgtgcAATTTGATtttactttgcgagacgaacattttaagcctaattagtcaacgatcggacaattattatcaaatacaaacgaaatactacagtgaCGCTACAATACATTTTGCCAACTTTGCGCATCCAAAATCTGGCAACCATCGAGTAAAAACCGCACACAGAGAATGAGAGAAAAGGAAACCTTGGCCACTACCGGTTTTATGCCCGATCTGTTCTTCTCGTACGAGCCTGGTTTAGTtacaccccaaaatccaaaaagttgctacagtacctgtcacatcgaatgtttgcggcctgtgcatggagcattaaatatagacgaaaagaaaaactaattgcacagtttggtgggaaattgcgagacgaacgttttaagcctaattagtcaatatttggacactatttgccaaataaaaacgaaggtgctacagtagtcccaaaatccaaatttcgcgaactaaacaaggcctccgTTTAAAGTAAACACACGCCATTGGTGGTGTGAGACTCCGTGCCCATCCCTTTCAGAGATGACGCGACATTGCTGGCCATACAAAGTGAGGGTCCGTCCAGACAGGACAGGCACTTCGGAGGCAGGATGTGGACAGCAATGGGTACAATAGGGTGAACCCTCCTGGGCAGCAGCTGGTCAGTGGGTGAGACAGTGTGCTGATTAGCCGCTAATCCGTGGGCTGCTGACGGAGCAGGCTTTGTGTTTGCATCTGATTTGTCTCATCAGCAGCGAAAATCAGGTCATCCATGTCCTACTCGTGTCCAGATGCAATGAGGCAATAGAAATATTTTTGAAGAATTGCACGGTCGGTATCGCTGATTGACAAAAGTTTCTGCTGTCTCAAAAAGGTCTCTTgggatagtttttttttttttttttgagggtaGAGGGGAAGGTCTCTTGGGATGGGATGGATACAAATCGGAACCGAGTGCTGTTTCCATGACATGTAAGCTCATAACTGTTTTGCATACTGTAAGTAACATTTGAGGTGGTCTATTGGGCCGTAATTTGTCCAAGCCCATGCGAATATGACTTGCTTGGCGGGCCTGGTTTGCCAAGGCCAGATCGGCCCATACTCCGGCCTTTCAGCTCATCACTCCGGCCAGATCGGTCACTTGTTCAGCTGTTCCCCTCTGGACTCTGGTCGTCTGTCCTCTGCCCCTCGTCGAGGTCTGGAGACGACCAGCGGCGGATTTAGAAAATATTTTAGGGaaactgaacaacactgctgctcgatcttaagtcttagcccctctacactatagaactttaacTAAAAATTCATGTGGGCTCCACAAGGGTTCCACTGCTCCGGTAAGGGTAGGGGGGCTCGACCCCaccccaccgttggatccgcccctggagACAACCATACTAAATGGCGAACGCCCGACTAAATTAAATGTAGCGAATGATTTTCAGCTAACAAAAATCAATcctgtccatatccttttatgaAGGGAACCACGCGCGCAGCCGCCGTTCTCCTCTTAAGACGTGCTTTCCCAAGCTGCTGACAtcataaaaaaaggaaaatatttatttcaaaatGCTATAACTTTTAAACGGTATATTCGTTTTTAATTTCGTGTGCACCGGTGTGTTCTATGCGACGAAACGAATAAAACTAGACCCCACTTACATGTGtttcaaataatttttttctagtAGCAATTTATGCGTACCGactcatataacttataacaTATGACTTTATGCCAAAAACTTGTAAATACAAAAGTTATAAAAACATAACTTATgtacaaaaagttatgaaacccAACATATGTTAATAAGTTATTCTAAAAATTTATGTACTTAAGTTATTCTATACAACTTGTCAACGATGTCCGATAAAAGTTAAGATAAAAACTTGTGTTAATAAGTTCTGCTCGGCAAAATTTTATATTGTAAAGGTTGTGACATATAAGTTGTGGTAATATGTTGTGCATAAAAGTTATGTGTATAGCTTGGTAGCTTTTCAAAAAATAGTTAATTGTATAActtgtttgtataactaaaatatatATAAGTTGATGAATGACTTAGATGTAAAGTTAGACGTATAAAttgttcaaaattttaatttacgGTTTAGTTAATTAGACTATCACTGGAATCTCTATCTAATATAAAAAAAAACAGGTGACGGGAAGGGGAAACGGGTCGATGGGTGttgaaaaaacaaaacaaaaggcgGCGACGGAAATGAGAAACGGTCGGGCGTCCTGATGGATGAAGAAATCTGTTTGGCTTTAATATCATTATATCACTAGTAGATTAGATAGAGATAGAAATTAATGGCGTATATATAGTAGCAATATCCTGGCGGCTGCGTTCGGAGATGTACGAGAAGCCAAAGGCATACTATTTTAGCGTCCTCAAGTTGGTCAACGTATTTTTTTTCCCCCAACAGAGGATGGATATATATACAGTAAATTTTGACTTTAGCTTGAACTGAAGATGAACGAGAAATTTCTGGCTGCCGCTCAACACTTCAGTGATAGTTTCTCTAGTCAGATGTTTTGCATGTTGACTCGCTTGAAATATGATCCTGCAGTGACATATGGCATTTTCTTAGCAAAGAAACGACACATTTCAACAAGAAGCAAAGCATTATCATGTATGATTTGCTTCGAGATATACACCCGTCCCTAGGACGTGCATTAATTCCACACGTAAGAAAATGGACACAATAGAGATACAGAAgtggatatatatatagagatggTATACAAACGAGACTGTCTTCCTTGGGTGCCCCGGTCGGGTCTGCGGGTGCCCCGGTCGGGTCTGCGGGTGCCGGCCGCCGCAGGCGTGCATGACATCGATCATCGAAGACCCAAGGAAGAAGATGGATATCTCGATCAACCCCCAGGCCGCAAAGCGGTGCACTCTCGCTGGTTCGTGCAGACTGCAGAGTGCAGAGTCATCGGCATGCATCTCTCCGGGGCCTCCACCGACCTGTGCCTGCCGAGGTCAGCAACTGTATCACTCGCCTTGCGCCTTGCGCCTATATAAACCACCAGAGTTCCCTTTGCAGCCGTACATACCATTTCTCGGTCGGCGCACCGCCTCTGGACGTAGCCGGCCCACGGACCGCGAGATATTGGGGCTTCTCAGGTGTGGTCTTCGGTGCCGGCCTGCCTGTGCCTGGTGATCGTCGTCGGCTTGGCGGCCGTGGTTTGCTCGTCGGAGGCTTACGTCTTCTACGCGGGTGGCCGCGACGGCTGGGTCTTCGACCCCACCGAGAACTACAACCACTGGGCCGGGCGTAACCGGTTCCAGGTGAACGACACCATCGGTAACTGCGTCATCTCTCCTCTCCTCATTTTGCCCTCACGAAGGGTCCTCGAATCATGCATGACGTATACGTGCTCCTTCCTCCTGGCTCGCAGTGTTCACGCACGAGAAGGGCGTCGACTCGGTGCTGCAGGTGACGGGGCAGGACTTCGACACGTGCAACACGGTCCGGCGGCTCCAAGCCGCCGTAGGCAGCAGCGGCAGTTCGGTGTTCAGGCTCGACCGGTCCGGCCCGTTCTTCTTCATCAGCAGCGACGAGGACCGGTGCCAAAAGGGCTAGAAGCTGTACATAATCGTGATGGCGGTTCGCCGGCCGACGACGCCGCCGGAACCGGCAGTGGCGCCGGCACCTGACTCTTCGTTCCCGCCGGCACCTTCACCGGTGTGGGCCTCGGCGCCCGAGAACGCGCATGCTCCACCGCCGACGGCGGGTGCGTCGCGTCTGGTCATCGACGAATCGATCATCGGCTCTGTGGTTGGGGTTATAGGGGCTTTGGTGCTCTGTGCCGTGTAGTAGATCAGAAACCAAAGAGGGGGTTGCGCCTGTGTCGTTTTTGCCATCTCTGAACAGTTAGTTGTGCGAGAGACCGCGGTCAAAGTTAGTTACAGCTATGCTTAGATCCGGAAGCAGACAGAATAAAACATATTCCCCTCTAGTCGTGAAAGGATGGCGTTTAGGACAGTCAAATTGCACTGTATACAGGCTAGTTAAGCCGTCTTAAACATCATGATAACACATGACTACTGGAGCATATCAGCATAGAATGCAAAAGAGTATTTATTTGGAAACAAATGAAAAACGACTATCATTATTTACCCATGCTAGAACCTAGAGAAATAGGAGGATATTCGAAGGGGTTATGAAGACACCTTCACAAATAATGCTTTTAACCAAGTAAGAGATGGCTTTGAGAAGGCAGGCATGAGGTTAGCCctgcatagtttagttcctaaTGTACTCCCTCGGTTCCAAAAGGTTAATTAGCCCTACATAGTTTAGTTTCTAATGTACTCCCTccgatcttttttttttaaatgtactccctctgttccctCCATTCTAAAAGAAATGTCGTTTTTTTACTATGAATCTAGACAGATATTTATCTAGATTCATAGAAAAAATAACATTTTTGGGGGGAATGAGGGAGTACAGTTCTAAATGCCCTGAGTTACACCATCTTAAAATGCAATATAACATGTAAAATGTGACTACTTCTTAAATGATATATGACAATGTTCCTGCCCAATATttcaaaaagaaaacaaattacaTTGCCTTATTTGGCAAAGCAATCTCAACATTGATAGTTTATACATCCAACGACATCCATGCTACTACCTCCCTTCCGAATTGTAAGTCGTTCTAACTTTTCTAGATGCATAGCTTTTACTACacacttagatatacattatatctagatatatagtaaaaactatgtattaaaaaagccaaaacaaatTACAATTAGGAATAGAGGGAGTAGTTTATACCTTTCCATCACCAGGGTGGAGCTTGAGGTTCAAACTCTTCATCACCATCCCTCTACATTGACTAGGGACATTTTCACAAGACGGGTTATTGGTGCCATAGCACAATAGGATAGGGGCTCAACCTAAGGGATCAGGCGGTGCACTGGGATGAAGTTAAGGGCAACAACTCAACTGACATGATATGGCTTGAGTTGGTGGTCATGGCTAGCAGTACTTTGGTTTCTAATGGTCGGGGAAACTCTAGCAATGATTTACCATGACACATGCAGATGGTTCAGCTCGGCTGCGGGTCATGCAGAGGAGGACATATGGAGGGGAGGGTTTTTCTCCGTTGACAAAACTCTCACATTGTTGTCTATGCCAAGGAGAGGGCTAAATAACAAGGAAATTTACTACCAACGGGCCATGTGCGACATTGCCATAGTGTCCTATAGTCCCATGTCTCACAACGGCGTAGTTAGGATTCGTAGGTAGTGCGGTCCAATGTTACATACTTTTTTATAAATTAGTATCAGTAGATAcagtataaaatatatttttatagtacacTCATTTAGTGTCATAAACATTTATACTTTTTTCTATAAATCCGATATAAAAAATGTTTTAATACGACTCTATGGATTGTTTAGGACCTATTTGTTGGCTTTTACTAGCCATAAGCTAAAAATAAATATCCTAGCCGTTGAGTTGACTTTTGAAAACTTGACTTCTGAAAATGAATTAAAAGATGAAAACATATTGGGAGGAGTTTTTCTGACTTTTAGTGTGCTATAAGAAGCTAAAAAACTATTAAAAAGGCAATAGCAAAAGGCAACAGCCAGAAGTCAGAAGCTAGCTTTTGAGCTAAAAATCCAAAAACTATAGCTCAAGCAAACGTGCCTTTATTCAGTAACGGAGAGAAACATGCCTTCACcagagaaggagagagagagagagagtagtagAGAGAGATATATGATGTTTGGGTTGAAAAATGAGTTAGTCCATCATCTTTTCACTCCTCACTTTGTTTGTCGGGTTTGCGAAATAAAATTGGTTGTTTTATCATCACCTTATTTTTTTATAAGCTAATATTTAGTATCAGTATGAGAAATATAGTCATTCCATCAAATTTAAAGAATGGACCTACGATGCATCATCTGATGTAGAATAGAGTGATTTCTCGAACCAAATATCATATGTAGGTGCACCTACTCTCAAGTCTGTCTACTTATTCGCATTAATTTAAAGATAAAATAAGAGCAGATCTGATGTCACGCTTGCTTGCCTTAAATCAGTTGCCCACTAAGGCTTGTTTCGTATAGCTTCACCAGTGATGCTAAAACTATTTAAAAAATCATTTGGTAAAATAATTTTGCAGGGAAGATAGTAAAGAGAAAGCTAGAAAAAACTAGTTTTCACCTAACTTTATCTGAAAAACTATGCATATAAGGGAAGCTAAAAAACaacttaggccagtctcaatggaggTTTCACATCTCAGTTTTCAATGCATCCATATTTTTaaaacagtgcagaagagtttcatggggatgaaactctctctactctcaTGAAACTTTTATTATCTCTCTTCATCAATATGGTGCCACATCAGCATATTTAATATCCATGAAACTCCAATGATACCCCATTGAGACTAGCCTTTTAGGAAGAACTAGCAAATTTGCCTTTCTGGAgtagattttctttatttattatttatctcAATGCTCGTCGTACATGTTTTATTAGGGTATTTAATTATTCCTAGGATATTGTTTTTCATAGCTGATCTTAGCGTCAGCGTGTGTTACGATAACATAATTGCCAAAGTATTGCAACTACATGTCTATATTAGTCTTATGGTCTCTACATAATTTTTTAAAACCATGTTGTGCCCTTTTAAAAGCAAAAGAATTTAGTTGGACATTTATAGGGAGGCTTATAGAAGCGacataagaaaaaaaaacttctaTTGTGCAGTAATGTAGAGTAGCAAATAggcttatactccctccgtcccaaaatagatATCATCTCACTTCCGAGAACTCAAacacttttaactttgaccaaatatatataaaagaatgttaatatttatagtacataattggtatcattaggtagatcgttgaatatactttcataataaatttatttagagatataaattttgcacgtattttctataaacctagtcaaagttgaaaaAGTTTCACCTACACATATCTCGTAAGAacatctattttgggacagagggagtacgttGTAACATATGTAAAAAAATCTATATATTCATAAACCAATAAGTATGAACCAACTTAGACTTAGCTGTTTTTTCTCATGTAAATAAACCATAGTAATATCTTGGACTTACTTGAAGTGGTAGAAACAATATGGCAAACTGTAGCCAATTAAACTTTATTAGGACGAACCAGGCCAACTCATCATGAGAAAAGGAACGTGGCCCTGGGCCTAACTGACCAGTTGGGCTGCACATCTGCAAATAATTAATTGAAGACCAATGGCAAACTCCAGCCCATGACAAATCGAACAACCCTCTCGCGGCCGACATCAGCGTGCGTCCGATTTGATTGGACGGTTCAGATTGTGTCCGCACTGAACAAAACTGGCTATCAGCGCTCCTCCAATGGAACCCTATCTCACTTTCTAGCTTCTTCAGCCTTTTCTCATGGCAGCGGCGGCTCCGTCAAGTACCCCTCGCCCAAGCACACGTGCAACGTTGTCTTGTTCGTGGCTTGGGTGTTTGGCGACGCGGTGCCCAACCACGAGCTCGGTGCCCTGGCTGACGGCTAGACGATCCCTCGGCAGGCTCACCGGTTGCGAGCGTGCCGGTTGGGGCGCGAGCTGTGAGCGTGCTGGCCGCGGCGATGAGCCACGAGCGT includes:
- the LOC136459004 gene encoding protein S40-1-like is translated as MEELQEADVLWPDVATLAHQHHHDCHRHRPADSSHGHRRQHHTGQQQPRATVVHPPLQSPPVRIPSMPPPATRAARPTSREGSWTRSYYGDDDDSAEEVGIVPPHVLAARRCAEDQRRVMASSVCVGHGRTLKGRDLRAVRNAVLHMTGFLSSSDKY